One Streptomyces sp. NBC_01237 genomic region harbors:
- a CDS encoding MOSC domain-containing protein — MASPMLRSLHVHPVKSLAACARDEVVVEPWGLDGDRRWMLIDRTGRAVTQRQQPRMGQVSAALTGDGGVTLRAPGSAPLTVRVPPPGRTLTAELHGSRFEVVQAAADAHSWLGDFLGTPVRLVHLDAPSHRRLIDPAFGRPGETVSLADGYPLLLTTTASLAALNVLIASGGHPEEGPLPMNRFRPNAVVDGTGAWAEDDWKRISIGEVPFRVVKPCGRCVITTTDQRTSERGKEPLRTLARHRRVGKDLLFGQNLIPDGTGVIRVGDPVRILD; from the coding sequence ATCACTGGCCGCGTGCGCCCGCGACGAGGTCGTCGTCGAGCCATGGGGACTCGACGGCGACCGGCGCTGGATGCTGATCGACCGCACGGGCAGGGCCGTCACACAACGTCAGCAGCCGCGCATGGGGCAGGTGTCCGCCGCGCTGACCGGGGACGGCGGGGTGACGTTGAGGGCGCCGGGGAGTGCGCCCCTGACCGTGCGGGTGCCCCCGCCCGGCCGCACCCTCACCGCCGAGCTCCACGGGAGCAGGTTCGAGGTCGTTCAGGCCGCCGCCGACGCGCACTCCTGGCTCGGTGATTTCCTCGGTACGCCGGTCCGGCTCGTCCATCTCGACGCGCCGTCGCACCGCAGACTCATCGACCCCGCCTTCGGGCGCCCCGGCGAGACCGTCTCGCTCGCCGACGGGTATCCGCTGCTCCTCACCACCACCGCCTCGCTCGCCGCCCTCAACGTGCTGATCGCCTCGGGCGGCCATCCGGAGGAAGGCCCCCTGCCGATGAACCGGTTCCGGCCGAACGCGGTCGTCGACGGCACCGGTGCCTGGGCGGAGGACGACTGGAAGCGGATCTCCATCGGCGAGGTCCCGTTCCGCGTGGTGAAACCGTGCGGCCGCTGTGTCATCACCACCACCGACCAGCGCACCTCCGAACGCGGAAAGGAACCGCTGCGCACGCTCGCCCGTCATCGTCGGGTGGGGAAGGACCTTCTCTTCGGCCAGAATCTGATCCCCGACGGGACCGGAGTGATCCGGGTCGGGGATCCTGTCCGGATCCTCGACTGA
- a CDS encoding Rv1733c family protein translates to MRAVAGVWRWRHNPLRRSTDRSEAWLALTALLLIALAAPVLGWICGALTDDALQESVRAQQAHRHLTAAVVVRRAAAPPRFSGDQESSSGRAAQTSVVATWRAPDGRPRKGTVSTASKVGGPGSRVRIWTDDAGRPALRPMDPPTAHTHAVLAGVGVFLLAAGFVEAGRRLVLWRMTRRRYARLDRAWARAGPDWGRTGTGT, encoded by the coding sequence ATACGGGCGGTAGCGGGAGTCTGGCGTTGGCGGCACAACCCCCTGCGCCGGTCCACCGATCGCAGCGAGGCATGGCTGGCGTTGACCGCGCTGCTGCTGATCGCGCTGGCGGCGCCGGTGCTCGGCTGGATATGCGGTGCGCTCACCGACGACGCCCTCCAGGAGTCGGTGCGGGCCCAGCAGGCGCACCGGCATCTCACGGCCGCGGTCGTGGTGCGCCGGGCCGCGGCGCCACCGCGCTTCTCCGGGGACCAGGAAAGCTCTTCCGGACGGGCCGCGCAGACCTCGGTGGTGGCCACGTGGAGAGCCCCTGACGGAAGGCCCCGCAAGGGGACGGTGTCCACCGCCTCCAAGGTCGGCGGCCCCGGCTCCCGGGTGCGGATCTGGACCGATGACGCGGGGCGTCCGGCGCTGCGCCCGATGGACCCGCCGACGGCCCACACCCACGCGGTGCTGGCCGGAGTCGGCGTGTTCCTGCTCGCCGCCGGGTTCGTCGAAGCGGGCAGACGGCTGGTCCTCTGGCGCATGACCCGGCGGCGGTACGCACGGCTCGACCGGGCGTGGGCCAGGGCCGGTCCGGACTGGGGCAGGACCGGGACGGGCACCTGA
- a CDS encoding right-handed parallel beta-helix repeat-containing protein, translating into MAQGSVQVTHTGTSRWRRRTGEYASLSAALEAAADGDVLTVAPGTYRENLVVHRAVTLRGPEGSVGSVRIAPVDGVPLTVRASAIVQDLHVEGQDSAAPALLVEDGAPEFTDLRIVTRSAAGIEVRGAARPTVRRCTVDNPAGVGIAVLDGGGGVFEECEVVSAGQSGVAVRDGGHPRLDRCRVHHASGAGLSVTGEGSGLEAVGCEVYEIKGSGVQITARASAHLTDCTVHRTSADGVTLDTDAVLTLADCDIHDIPENAVDLRSRSVLTLTRSTVRRFGRNGLSVWDPGTRVDANQCEIHDSTGDYPAVWVSDGATVILDACRVHDVPDAIFVLDRGSRADVVDSDLSQIRNTAVSVSDGATAQLDDCRIREASTGAWFRDHGSGGTLNNCTIDAAQTGVIVTKGADPTIERCTVTSPAEAGFYVSAEGRGTFHGCRVTGSDGYGFHVMDGCRTTLTRCRTERCARGGYEFAEGGAPHNDGNGTGPVVEDCTSDESGLRGAAAAPAPAVLTATQATPGLLGAMPEQRAAVRSAPVPEPAAEPARDPGAVLGELDALVGLDSVKREVRALTDMIEVGRRRQEAGLKAASVRRHLVFTGSPGTGKTTVARLYGEILASLGVLERGHLVEVSRVDLVGEHIGSTAIRTQEAFDRARGGVLFVDEAYALSPEDSGRDFGREAIDTLVKLMEDHRDAVVVIVAGYTHEMERFLTVNPGVASRFSRTITFSDYLPEELLRIVEQQAEEHEYSLADGTGEALLKYFTALPKGPAFGNGRTARQTFESMVERHAGRVAQLAETSTDDLTLLYPEDLPELV; encoded by the coding sequence ATGGCACAGGGCTCGGTCCAGGTGACGCACACCGGCACATCTCGATGGCGGCGCCGTACCGGCGAATACGCCTCCCTCTCCGCGGCTCTGGAGGCGGCGGCCGACGGCGACGTCCTCACCGTCGCGCCCGGAACCTACCGGGAGAATCTCGTCGTCCACCGCGCGGTCACGCTGCGCGGTCCCGAGGGCTCGGTCGGCTCCGTGCGGATCGCGCCGGTCGACGGCGTACCGCTGACCGTCAGGGCTTCCGCGATCGTCCAGGATCTGCATGTGGAGGGCCAGGACTCGGCGGCCCCCGCCCTGCTCGTCGAGGACGGTGCGCCCGAGTTCACGGATCTGCGGATCGTGACCCGGTCGGCGGCCGGCATAGAGGTACGGGGCGCCGCCCGGCCCACGGTGCGGCGGTGCACCGTGGACAACCCCGCCGGTGTCGGCATAGCCGTACTGGACGGCGGTGGCGGGGTGTTCGAGGAGTGCGAGGTCGTGTCCGCCGGTCAGTCCGGTGTCGCGGTGCGCGACGGCGGACATCCGCGCCTCGACCGGTGCCGGGTGCATCACGCGTCGGGCGCGGGCCTCAGCGTCACCGGAGAGGGCAGCGGCCTGGAGGCCGTCGGCTGCGAGGTGTACGAGATCAAGGGCAGCGGGGTCCAGATCACCGCCCGCGCCTCCGCGCACCTCACCGACTGCACCGTGCACCGCACATCCGCCGACGGGGTCACGCTCGACACGGACGCGGTGCTGACACTCGCCGACTGCGACATCCATGACATCCCGGAGAACGCGGTGGATCTGCGGTCCCGTTCGGTGCTGACCCTGACCCGGTCCACGGTGCGCCGCTTCGGCCGCAACGGACTCTCGGTCTGGGACCCGGGCACCCGGGTCGACGCCAACCAGTGCGAGATCCACGACAGCACCGGCGACTACCCGGCGGTCTGGGTGAGCGACGGGGCGACGGTCATACTCGACGCCTGCCGCGTCCATGACGTGCCCGACGCGATCTTCGTCCTGGACCGGGGTTCACGGGCCGACGTCGTGGACAGCGATCTCTCCCAGATCCGCAACACCGCGGTCTCGGTGAGCGACGGAGCCACCGCCCAGCTGGACGACTGCCGGATCCGGGAGGCGTCCACGGGTGCGTGGTTCCGCGACCACGGCAGCGGGGGCACGCTGAACAACTGCACCATCGACGCCGCCCAGACCGGAGTCATCGTCACCAAGGGCGCCGACCCGACCATCGAGCGCTGCACGGTCACCTCACCCGCCGAAGCGGGCTTCTACGTCTCCGCCGAGGGGCGCGGCACCTTCCACGGCTGCCGGGTGACGGGCAGCGACGGCTACGGCTTCCATGTGATGGACGGCTGCCGCACCACCCTCACCCGCTGCCGTACCGAACGGTGTGCCCGCGGGGGTTACGAGTTCGCGGAGGGCGGCGCCCCGCACAACGACGGCAACGGCACAGGCCCCGTGGTGGAGGACTGCACCAGCGACGAGAGCGGGCTGCGCGGGGCGGCCGCCGCTCCGGCCCCCGCGGTACTGACGGCGACCCAGGCGACTCCCGGGCTGCTCGGCGCCATGCCGGAGCAGCGCGCGGCCGTGCGGAGCGCACCGGTCCCGGAGCCCGCGGCCGAGCCCGCTCGTGACCCGGGCGCCGTCCTCGGCGAACTGGACGCGCTGGTGGGCCTGGACAGCGTCAAGCGCGAGGTACGGGCCCTCACCGACATGATCGAGGTCGGCAGGCGGCGCCAGGAGGCGGGGCTCAAGGCCGCCTCGGTGCGCCGCCATCTCGTCTTCACCGGCTCCCCCGGTACCGGCAAGACGACGGTGGCCCGGCTGTACGGGGAGATCCTGGCCTCCCTCGGGGTGCTGGAGCGCGGTCACCTCGTGGAGGTGTCCCGGGTCGATCTGGTCGGCGAGCACATCGGCTCGACCGCCATCCGGACCCAGGAGGCGTTCGACCGGGCGCGGGGCGGGGTGCTGTTCGTCGACGAGGCGTACGCGCTCTCGCCCGAGGACTCGGGCCGGGACTTCGGCCGGGAGGCCATCGACACGCTGGTGAAGCTGATGGAGGACCACCGGGACGCGGTCGTGGTGATCGTCGCGGGGTACACCCACGAGATGGAGCGGTTCCTCACCGTCAACCCCGGTGTGGCGTCCCGTTTCTCGCGGACCATCACCTTCAGCGACTATCTCCCCGAGGAGCTGCTGCGGATCGTCGAGCAGCAGGCCGAGGAGCACGAGTACAGCCTGGCGGACGGGACCGGGGAGGCACTGCTCAAGTACTTCACGGCGCTTCCCAAGGGCCCCGCCTTCGGTAACGGCCGCACGGCCCGCCAGACCTTCGAGTCGATGGTGGAGCGGCATGCGGGCCGGGTCGCCCAGCTCGCCGAGACGAGCACGGACGACCTGACCCTGCTCTATCCGGAGGACCTCCCGGAGCTGGTCTGA
- a CDS encoding DeoR/GlpR family DNA-binding transcription regulator, producing the protein MSENQNLLAEQRRALILDEVRRRGGVRVNELTRKLNVSDMTIRRDLDALARQGVIEKVHGGAVPVVEASTHEPGFEAKSTLELRAKEDIARAAAAMAVPGSAIALSGGTTTYALAQHLVDVPDLTVVTNSVRVADVFHGAQRPASGGAARAGAATVVLTGGVRTPSDSLVGPVADRAIASLHFDVLFLGVHGISVEAGLSTPNLAEAETNRRFVRAARRVVVVADHTKWGTVGLSSFATLDEVAAFVTDSGLSTGVREEIEEHLPGLVVADGTPDEAAPER; encoded by the coding sequence TTGAGCGAGAATCAGAATCTGCTCGCGGAGCAGCGGCGTGCCCTGATCCTCGACGAGGTGCGCAGGCGCGGGGGTGTCCGGGTCAATGAGCTGACCCGGAAGCTGAACGTCTCCGATATGACCATCCGCCGGGATCTGGACGCGCTGGCCCGTCAGGGCGTCATCGAGAAGGTGCACGGCGGTGCGGTGCCGGTGGTCGAGGCGAGCACGCACGAGCCCGGGTTCGAGGCGAAGTCGACGCTGGAGCTGCGCGCCAAGGAGGACATCGCACGGGCTGCCGCGGCGATGGCGGTACCGGGCAGTGCGATCGCCCTGTCCGGGGGGACCACCACGTACGCGCTGGCCCAGCATCTGGTGGACGTGCCGGATCTGACGGTGGTGACCAACTCGGTGCGGGTGGCCGATGTGTTCCACGGGGCGCAGCGTCCGGCCTCCGGCGGCGCGGCGCGCGCCGGAGCGGCGACGGTGGTGCTGACCGGTGGGGTACGGACCCCGTCGGATTCCCTGGTCGGTCCGGTCGCCGACCGGGCCATCGCCTCGCTCCACTTCGATGTGCTGTTCCTCGGTGTGCACGGGATCTCGGTCGAGGCCGGTCTGTCGACCCCGAATCTCGCGGAGGCGGAGACGAACCGGCGTTTCGTGCGGGCGGCGCGGCGGGTCGTGGTGGTGGCCGATCACACCAAGTGGGGCACGGTCGGCCTGAGTTCCTTCGCCACGCTGGACGAGGTGGCCGCGTTCGTCACGGACTCGGGCCTGTCGACCGGGGTTCGCGAGGAGATCGAGGAGCATCTGCCGGGTCTCGTGGTGGCGGACGGAACTCCCGACGAGGCGGCCCCGGAGCGCTGA
- a CDS encoding SRPBCC family protein, giving the protein MAVFRIERFTPLPAAESWRRVTDWERHAAHVPLTSVTVPTGSPSRIGTVFVARTGVGPLAFDDPMEVVRWTPPSAGRAGACRLEKRGSVVLGRASIDVLPTNSGSHVVWVEELRVRLLPSWGDPLLASCGRRMFGGVLDSLLDAPAGRAAEGSGAPGRS; this is encoded by the coding sequence GTGGCCGTCTTCCGGATCGAGCGATTCACTCCCCTTCCCGCCGCCGAGTCCTGGCGCCGGGTGACCGACTGGGAGCGGCACGCCGCGCATGTCCCGCTCACCTCGGTCACTGTCCCGACGGGCTCTCCGTCCCGGATCGGCACCGTGTTCGTGGCCCGGACGGGGGTGGGTCCGCTGGCCTTCGACGATCCGATGGAAGTGGTGCGGTGGACTCCGCCGTCCGCCGGGCGTGCCGGGGCCTGCCGACTGGAGAAGCGCGGGTCCGTGGTGCTGGGCCGGGCGTCGATCGATGTCCTGCCGACCAATTCCGGGTCCCATGTGGTGTGGGTGGAGGAACTGCGCGTCCGGCTGCTGCCCTCCTGGGGTGATCCGTTGCTCGCCTCGTGCGGTCGGCGGATGTTCGGCGGGGTTCTGGACTCCCTGCTCGACGCGCCGGCGGGCCGGGCCGCCGAGGGGTCCGGGGCCCCCGGCAGGTCCTGA
- a CDS encoding SRPBCC family protein, whose amino-acid sequence MARRLRPVGLDFTESAPLRLVFAAEVAAPPDAVYRALAEDVASWPYWFTAVTRATPTGAGAGREVRLRGGTVFRETIVAAEPDVRYAYRVDESNAPGLRALLEEWRLTPSATGTHVQWTFAADGTAPFRFILGLARAGVGRSFRDAVRRLGDRLAGAAA is encoded by the coding sequence ATGGCACGCCGACTCCGTCCCGTGGGCCTGGACTTCACCGAGTCCGCGCCACTGCGCCTGGTCTTCGCCGCCGAGGTGGCCGCGCCTCCCGACGCCGTGTACCGGGCGCTCGCCGAGGATGTCGCGTCCTGGCCGTACTGGTTCACCGCGGTGACCAGGGCCACTCCCACCGGTGCGGGGGCGGGCCGGGAGGTACGGCTCAGGGGCGGCACGGTGTTCCGCGAGACGATCGTCGCGGCGGAACCGGACGTGCGGTACGCCTATCGGGTCGATGAGTCCAACGCCCCCGGACTGCGGGCGCTGTTGGAGGAGTGGCGGCTCACCCCGTCCGCGACCGGGACGCATGTGCAGTGGACGTTCGCCGCTGACGGGACCGCCCCGTTCCGGTTCATCCTGGGGCTGGCGCGGGCGGGGGTGGGGCGCTCGTTCCGCGACGCCGTGCGGCGGCTCGGCGACCGGCTTGCGGGGGCAGCCGCCTGA